The Nostoc sp. UHCC 0926 nucleotide sequence AATTCTTGCCCACGCCCAAAATTTAGTTTACACCTTGCTGTCATTGATGCCTTCTACTTACCAACAAGAAAATCTTGAAGCAATGTTGGGATTGTTCTTGCAGTCAGAGGGGTATCCTCTACCTGAGCACAGTAAAAGTAAGTCAGCCAGCGCCTTAAGTCGATTTCTCAACATCTACAATTGGTCAACTATAAGTGTAATTCGTACCACCCGTAACCGTGTTATTAAGGAGATTTTGTCGCAGCGGACTTTAGGACGTAAACCATTTCTACAAGTGATTATTGACCTAACAACTCTGGAAAAGTTTGGCAAGTTTAAGGGATTTGAAAATTTAATCCGCGTATACAACGGAAAACGAGGTTTACACTTGGTTGTGGTGTATTTGGTTGTAGGTCGGTGGCGAGTTCCCTGGAGTTTTCGCGTCTGGAAGGGAAAAGGGACTCCGTCCCCGGCACAATTGGGACTAAAAATGGTCAAATGCTTGCCCAAAAAACTAACAAAGCACTTCCAGGTGATGGTTCTTGTAGATACAGCCTTTGGTAGTGTGGAATTTATACACGGTGTCCGAAAGCGGAAATACCATATAATTGCTGGGATCGCTTGTACCCGTAAGTTAATAGATGGGCGCTGTGTTGCTCAACTACATAAACGTGGACAACAACTTCGCTTGAGGGGTTTGAAATTTCCTGTCTATGTATCCTGGTACTATTTTAAACGTGATGATGGTAAATATGTCAAACGATTTGTCATTTCAACCAAAGCTCTCAAAGCTAGTACTATTTCTTGGTGGGGTAAACGACGGTGGCGAATAGAGGGTTGGTTTAAAACTGCGAAACACCGTTTCGGGTTACATCGGTTTGGGCAGGGGACACTTTTAGGCGTTTATCGTTGCTTGGTATTGTCCCTGATTTCTTATATTTTGGCACACTGGGCTTATTTATCCACAGCGATCGCTTCTACAAACCTACCTGATTGGGGACAAGCAGCAGAAATCGCATTCCAAACTATATTTCCACAATTGGTAGTGTTACTTCTTTTACAAGACATTGAACGCCTGAGAGAACTGGCACTTAGTCAAGGAATTGACATTCAAATTTCCAGGTGCAAGATATGAGTTAAGAAAAAAGTACAGCCGCATCTGAAGGAGCAACACCCACAACAGGATATTTCAGAAGAAAACCGTCTATCCACTGCTCAACAAATCCTGCAAGAGCAATCTTCCCCTACTCCCTCTTTTCCTAACCTTCTCCCTTCTAACCTCAAACATCTGCCTTCTACAATCACCGACTATATACTTGTTACCAATAATTTCCGTATCAAAGGACGGGAGTTGAGTGCGAGTTTAGATACCAATATTCTGACTGTTTACCGTCATGGGGATAATACTCCTATGATACAAACCTGCTATAGTCAGGGAAACTGGTACGAAGAAATACCAACTCGACTAACAACAAACGAAATCGAGCAGATTGAAAGCTTGCGTATCTTTACCCAACAAGCGTTAATGAATAAATCGCGATCTGCGCTTCTCTGCGAGACGCTACGCGAACGCAGCAGCGCTTCGCTATCGCAAAGAGGTATTCAGCAATAGTAAATCTGTTGGTAGAGAAAACTTAATCCACAGTGCCATTCGACTGTGGGTAGAAAGCCGTTGGGAATTACTATAGTGTTTACGAAGTGTTCAAATTTGAATACTTCGTAGAAACGATATGCTGCTCAGGTGCAAAAAAAAATCCTAATATCAGTAGACCGAAAAGTTTTGCGATCGCTCTGTCAAGAATACCTGCTCCAGTGGATTGTTGCGAAAAAGTCGTGCTTTTAGATACCAGCACATCATGTCTCACTTTGAAATTTAAACATAAGTAAAGCTAATACATAAGCGAAGAGATCAGAGCAAACGTCGCACCATAACCATGTTTTGCTGCTATTTCAGGAATTTTGTCAAGGAGTTGCGGGAAAATTGAACCAGAGAAATATCTGGTGCAAGCTATGACTGCAACTACCCCAGTTCTAACTAATAGTAAAACCTTGAATTAAGTGGTTAACTGTTTAACGGAGAATCTGACAATTCAGACTCAAGGTAAGTGTGAACAACAAATTAAAAATCCTACCATTCGTTTTCTCTTTGTAGCTTTGGCATTCTTGATTATTAATGTTTGGATTTATCTAGTCTGGCATTATCTCAGCCGTTTAAAAAAAAGTACTAAACAAGTTTTTACTCATCTATTTACCCTCAAACAGAGGAAGAGAATTTTTACGCCAGGCAGTAGACCGCAACTATGGGCTAGCCTGCGAAGTTTATTTACCGTCCGGCTGATTTTGGTTGGTTTTTGGAGTTCATCAATAAGCCAATCTTATCATTTCTCCCAGACGTTCAGCTTTTTCCATTCCTCCAAAAACGGTATCCTACACTACTATTTTTTAGCGATCGCAAAACTTTTCGGTCTACTGAGAGTAACAACCAGATTCGTCCAAATATTTTAGGCAAATCAATCCAAGGCTTGCCCAAAGTTTCAAGGTTTCTAAGTCCGAGAGCTTTGCTTGTACTCTTTGAGGTTGTGTCGCTGTGCAGGACAACTTCTAATTCTTTTCCACCGCCAACCCTTTTTTTAAAATTCGGCGCACTTGTTCAGGTCCTAAAACAATGCCCAATCTAAGTACTTAGCAATCTCTCGTACCTGGCACCCCTGTGCATTTAATCTTAAGGCGATCGCTCGATATTTTGTCCGACGCGGAACTTTCTCAGCAGCGCTTAACTCTAAAAGGGTACGGTCTTCTTCTGGGGTTAGCTTTATTTTTAACGGAGCAGGCATCGGTACACACTGAGATACTGTAATGATTCCATTTTGCGTTTTTTTAGGTTGACCTACTTAATTGCAATGTTTTTGTCTTCTATGCTGAATTGCTCCATTGCCCATTTGATATCTAGCATAGTTATTTTCTGGTAAGTAGGTGGGCGCTAAAAAACACAACTAGATTAAGAATTGTAAAGCACCAGAAACGCTTATATTCAAAGCGTTTCTGGTGCTTTACATAAGTTTACGTAGTTCGGTTTAATTGTGCCTACCTACTTAGATTGAGCTTTGCTATAGCTTTTGATTATCCCTCAAAACTAATCAATAACTACACTTGTGGGATAGTGCTACTGATCCGCAGTTGTTACAGTGCGATCGCTCTTGTGAAAGGTGCGATGCCTACGGTGGTCACTGAGCGCGGCCGTTGTCCAGGCTGTTCGGTGTCACATTTTCCCTTTAAGAGTATCTCATCGCTACCATGCCAAAAAACGAACTAAAAGCATAAGCTTGTTAGCCCCACTCCTCCTCTAAAAATTAACCCGCTCCCTCTGTCTTATCTTCTGAGGAATTCTGGGAAGAAATTTTTTTGGCGATCGCATCCAATATCGTTGATATCTGATCGGGACTATTTAAATTAACTTGGTATACATTCGTAGCATGAACTTGATTACTCCCTATTACCACTTGTAACCCAGGTTCACCCAGCAGATGCAAGATTTAACTTAGCTTTTCCCTCGGCATCCAAGTGATGCCTACGGCGGGCTGCGCCTACGCAGTTTTCCATTAATTTTTCTAAAAAATCATCCTCACCCTTATTTACCACAATAAGCGCCTAAGTGTATATGAAAAAATTTCTCAGGGTATCATACTGCTACTTGCAGGTCTGTAGTATCCGTATTTTTTCCAGATATGGCCCCTGGTTGTAATACCCAAGCGGCGATCGCTTGTAGTATTTCAGCCTTTTCTTTAGGTGTGGCAGATTCAATTAGTTGAATAGGCGTTAACTCAACTACTCCTATTCTCGCTAGTGCTGGAATTCTACAATTTTCTGGCAGGGCATGAAGGATTTTGAAGTAATTACCAGCTTTTAGGTCGTTTTTGCCATCAAGAAACTTACTAATAGTACTCTCATGGACACCAGCCCTAACAGAAATCTCTCTTGCTGTTAAGCAACTTTCCCTAATTGCTGTAATTAATATTTCTTGATGTTTATCCATATTGCCACTACTTGCTTTTTTTCAAGTTATTGAATACTATCAAATCTGTCTAGAAAATACAATTTAGCAAAAATCACACTGGCTTAATGGTGCTGGGGTGACAGTTTTGTGAAATTTTAGCGACTTTTACAACAGACTAGCTCTATTTGCATATGCGGGTAAGGGCAAAACTCATTTTATCCATATTATGACAGACACAAAGATTCAGGGGAAGTTCTACCCGCTCCAACATGAAGAATGGCTAAGAGCCTGCCGGGAATTAACCCCAGCACAGAGGGATGTACTCTACTACCTTCGCACTCTCGACCCATACAGCACCGGAATGGAAGTATCACCCTCAAGGATTGCCAAGGATTTATCTACCGCAGAAAAGCCAGTTCACCGCAGCACTGTAGGGCGTGCCCTCAAAGCGTTGGATGAAAAGGGATTTGTCGATATGGAGCTTCTTAAGGTTAAGGTTCACGTTCTTACCAAAGGCTTGCACTGTTGCGATGAGACAACAGGTTGCGATGAGACAACAGGTTGTGATGAGACAACTTTGTTGCCTGACCGCAACTTAGGTGATCATGACGCAACTTGCGCGATCGCCACGCAACAAGCACGAGCCAGAAGTAGTACCAGATAAAGATTCCAGCACACCTAAGATTAATAAGACTTATTTAGAATTTATAGACTCTCTCTCAGAAGACGAGCGAGCGAATTTTTTAAATTTTTGTGAGGAAAAGACAAAGAATCTTAGCCAGCCAGTGAATGACATTGAGGCTTGGTTAGCTCACACCACTAAAGCCGGACAGAATCGTTGGGAAGTTTATTACAAAAAATTTGTGACCTACCAACAAGCCGAGTCCAAAAAATCTCAAAGTAGCCGTAGCAGTCAAATGAAAAAGTTTCAAGAGGAACTTGAGCAACAACGACAGCAAGCTATGTCCATATACGGCAACACAAATGAATCAATGGAAGCTTTGCCCAACTCAATCTAAAATTTCAAGTTGCTTATGAAAGAACAACTAAATTTCCAAGGTGATGGTAGCGATCGCCTGCCACCCCAAAATATTGAGGCGGAAGAGGCGATTTTAGGCGGTATCATGCTTGACCCAGAAGCAATAGGTAGCGACCTTAGCCAATCGGGAATTTTAGAAATGGTGGCAGACAATATTATTCTCGCTTACCGGGATGAGTACTACAACCCAGACACTACAGACCAAGGAATATTAGAGCTAATCATGGCTAAAGCACGGCACGGTGAAACAGGTACAGCAACGGTGTTTTTTGATAAGTCATATGGAATTATCCAGAATTTGCGGTGATGAAATATCGGAGTTCTCAAACTCCACTCGATTCCATCCCCCTCCTGTATCGGAACTTTTACTGGGGGGTATTGATAATAGCCCTAGTAAAAACTTTGAACAAATAGACATACCCCCAAGTATTGATAACCCTAGTAAAAAGCGCAGAAATTGGGGTGAGGGTAACGGTATTATTCATTGGCGCACCATTAATAGGGGTGGAAAGGACTACCCCCAGGCTTATTATCATTGGCAGGAAAAAGGGAGAAAGAAGACCAAGTATATTCCCAAGCAAATACTTGGGGATATTCAAGAAGCAGAGTTCAAGAAGCGCCCAATTAGAGAAATTTTGACATTACTGGGTGTTGTGCCTAGCCCTAGTAAAAACACATTACTGGGGAATATCGAAAATAACCCTAGTAATGATGTCGAACAGTCAGAGATAACCCCCAGTAAAAATAGCCCTAGTAAAACTAGACGACACAAAGGATTAGGTAGTGGCTCCATTCAGTGGAAAACCATCACCCTTCACGGCAAAGATTATCCCCAAGCTTGGTATCACTATGAGTTTTGGAAAGATGGCGATCGCTTGGTTAAAAAGTGCAAGTATATTCCAAAACGATTATTAGGGAGAATAGAGAAGCTAGAAGCAGATAAAGCGCCAGTCAAAGAGATTTTGTCAATATTGCGAGTAAAATTATAGAAAAATCTCATCCTTAGAAAATCCGCGCAAATCGTAAATACCATATAACGTCTTTAGCAAGTTGTTTATGTTTTACATTTTTAGGCTGTGATTACTTCTAAGCAAAGGTCTTAGCAAATTAAATAATCGAGTATAATCTTTAGTCGCAAGAGTGATCGCCAGAGTAAATCAGACTAGACATCCAAGAGTAACAAACAGAGTTAGATAAACGTGTTCATTGCACTACTTTAAATTTACACGTCCTTGAGGGTCGCCATAGAGCGAGTATGCAAGCCAAGTAGAGTTGTAGGGCGCAAGCTGGCGGATTTCTTCTCTAGCATAGCGAAATGCCTCAGCAATAGTCTCGTTATGTAGTTATTTTAGTTAAAACCAATCTTAAAACTAATGCACACAGTCACGTAATTCTATTTTCTAGTGACCTAACTTTGTCAGATGAGAAGATCATAGACTATTACAAACTGCGTTTTCAAATTGAATTTAATTTTCCTGATGCCAAACAATTTTGTGCATTGGAAGATTTTATGAACCTCGGTCAAACTGCGGTCACTAACGCTGCTAATCTTTCTTTTTTCATGGTCAATCTGTCCCATTATCTTCTAGCTCTGTTCCGTCAAGATAATCCCGGCTCTGGCATTGTTGATCTTAAAGCTTACTGTCGTGGTTTTCGATATGTTCGTGAAATGTTAAAAATGCTTCCGGAACAGCCTGAGCCTATTTTATTAGCCCAGATTTTTGCCAAGCTTACCTCTCTCGGTCGTATTCACAATGTTTCTATAGTCAGTAGACCGAAAAGTTTGGCGATCGCGCACAGAACGATAGCTGAAATACAGATTATTCTCAAATAAACTGTATTTTTAGATACATTCTCTTAAAAAACTCTTGACTACCTTTTAATAAGTAAAACTAATTAATCAGTTAAAAAGTTAAGGGTAACGCTCCCACCAGAACATAGTTCTGGTGCTGTGGCATGCAATTTTTGTAAAGTATGGGGATAAAGACGCAAAATTTTTGATTCTGAGGATTATTTAGTTTGGCTATGACTACAACTACCCCAATTCTAACTGATAGTAAAACGTTGTTCGATTTTTATTTATGGCCTTATCTTTCTTGATTATTAATATTTGGATTTATCTAGTATGGCATTATCTTAGTCGCTTAAAAAGAAGTTCCAGACAAGTTTTTTCTCATCTATTTACCCTCAAACAGAGGAAGAGAATTTTTACGTCAAGCCGTAGACCGCAACTATGGGGTAGCCTGTGAAGTTTGTTTACCATCTGGCTGATTTTGATTGATTTTTGGAGTTCATCAATAAGCCAATGTTATCATTTCTCCCAGACGTTCAGCTTTTTTCCATTCCTCCAAAACGGTATTGTACACTACTATTTTTTAGCGATCGCAAAAGTTTTCGGTCTACTGAAATTGGCAAAGGTATTGTAACAGAGAAATGATTCCGTACAATGTGAGCGACATTTGGATCAGCATCCCCCAGCCGAATCACGACCTCAAATAGTTCGCGTGCGGTGCTACCACCACCACCTTCGGCAACGGGGATTCGCAATGCACCCAACCTGGAACGCCGGATCAATTCCACCACATTATAAGGAAGGATGCGATCGCGATCACTTGCTCCTAGAGCAATGAAATCAAACAAAGCTTGCAGTTCGGGAGATTTGGCTGTGACAGGAGCCGAGAACTGGAAAGTAGAATCTATAACTTTTTCTTCAATTTGAGTCATTGTTTTTCTCTCTATTTTGGGAATAAGGGACTGGGGAAAGAGATTTTTATCACATAAGCGTCTAGCTAACGGAAGCAGTGGTGGTCTGGAAGAAGCGGTTGACAGGGCGCGTCAGTCCCAGATTTTCGCGCAGCGTCTTGCCCTCGTACTCTTGACGAAAAATCCCACGTCGTTGGAGTTCTGGCACAACTTTATCGACAAAATCATTCAATCCTTCAGGAAGAAAAGGGAACATGATGTTAAAACCGTCAGAGCCTTCCTCAATCAACCATTGCTCCATCTCATCGGCGATGCTTTGGGATGTGCCGACGAAGGCCAGTCCGCCGTAACTGCCAATGCGTTGCGCCAGTTGTCGAATAGTCAAGTTCTCACGTTGCGCTAAGGCTATTACTCTTTCTCGTGAAGAGTGACCAGCGTTATTCGGTGGGATTTCTGGCAAGGGGCCATCTGGATCAGAACCCGAAAGATCGTAGCCAAGCGCACTATTGAGGCTGGCGATCCCACTGTCATAATGTACTAGGCTGTCCAAATGAAGACGCTTGGCATGTGCCTCGGCCACGGTTTCCCCCACGATGACTAAAGCACCTGGAAGGATTTTTATGCTGTCTGGGTCACGTCCTTGAGCCTGCGCCCGTCCCTTAATGTCTGCAAATAAAGCTTTGCCAGCTTCCAGATTACTAGCAGGTGCAAACACAGCCTCGGCGGTTTCGGCAGCTAATTGCCGTCCGGCTTCGGATGCGCCTGCCTGAACGATTACCGGCCAGCCTTGGACAGGTCTGGCGATGTTTAATGGCCCTCGCACCGAGAGATATTTTCCCTTATGATTCAGAACGTGAAGCTTTGCAGGGTCGAAATAAATCCCTGCTTCCACATCCCGAATAAACGCATCGTCAGCAAAGGAATCCCAAAGACCCGTGACAACATCATAAAATTCTCTAGCCCGCCGATAGCGTTCATCATGCTCTACCTCTTCTTCTAATCCAAAGTTGAGCGCTGCGTCTGGATTGGCTGTGGTGACGATGTTCCAGCCAGCACGACCGCCACTGATATGGTCGAGAGACGCGAAGCGGCGAGCGATGTGGTAAGGCTGGTCATAGGTCGTGGAAGCGGTGGCTACCAGCCCGATGTGTTCGGTGACGCTGGCAAGGGCAGAAAGTAGGGTGAAAGGTTCAAAGGATGTGACAGTATGGCTGCGCTTCAGTGCGTTGATTGGCATATCCAGCACCGCTAAGTGGTCAGCCATGAAGAATGCGTCAAACTTGCCTTGCTCTAGTTTCTGGATGAATCGTTTCAGCGCTGGGAAGTTGAAATTAGCGTCAGGCAAAGCGCCAGGATAGCGCCAAGCGCCTGTATGTATGCTTACCGGGCGCATAAAAGCACCTAGTTTTAATTGCTTCAATCTGCTCATTAGTCCTCCGTATTAAGTTTAATGAACTTCAAAACATCTTCGGTGGTGCTATTTCGAGATCCAACTTTTAGTAGTGCTGTCTTAGTTGTGCATCAATAAAACGTCTTCACCTGTTCGGACAGCCGGGCATATTATCTCCAAGCAGCAACCGTGCTAGGCTAGGTAATGCTTCACCATAGGTGGGATGGATATGAACCGATCGCTCTAACAACTGCCAGGTTGCTCCCGCTTCCATCAAATCCAGAAAAACATGCACCACTTCAGCCGTTTCATACCCTACCAGGGTGGCTCCCAAGATTTTGTCAGTATCGCTATCGATCACCATGCGGTAAAACCCCAAATCATGTCCCCACTCGATCGCACGAGCAATTTGGCTCATGGGTAAGGTAACAGCACGCGCGTTGATGCCGTGCTTCTGAGCCTGTTCTAACGTCATCCCCACTCGCCCAACCTGAGGTTCTGTGTAGATAGCATAGCCAAGGACGCGATCGCTCCGCGTCCGGTTTTCTCCACATAAAATTGCCTTCAAGCGGCGATAGTCCTCCCAGGACACATGTGTAAAGGCAGGCTGTTTGGCAGCATCTCCGATCGCATAGACTCCAGAACAGGTTGTGTGGAACTGGTCGTTAATTTTGATAAACCCCTGATCATCTAGCTCTATGCCACTCTTGGCTGCATTTAATGCATCTGTATTTGGTTTGCGTCCAATCACAACCAGCAACGCCTCCGCCTGGAGTTGCTCACCACTGCTCAATGTCAGCCTAAACACATCATTCTTGTGTGCAACCTGATTTACATTCACCCCAAAGTGAAGCTCAATTCCATCCTGCTTTAATGCTTCTGCTAAGACCTTGCTGACATCAGTCTCTTCCCGATCAAGAACGCGATCGCCCCGCACAATTAAGTGGGTCTGACTGCCCAAACGCGCCAGTCCCTGCCCCAGTTCTAATCCAATATAGCCAGCCCCAATTACGAGTAACCGGGGTGGTAATACTTTTAAGTCAAAGAAGTTGCGGTTGGTCAGGTAGGGAGTCCCTGCAAGACCCGGAATATCAGGAATCAGCGATGACGTGCCAGTGTTGACGATAACTATTGGAGCCTGAACGGTGACATCACCCCCTTTAACAGTACGTTCACCAACAAAGGAAGCTTCAGCGCAAACGATTTTGACACCTGCATCATCCAATCGCTTGTGAATACCCTGGTTAAAGCTGTTACGGATTCCCCTGACTCGCTCCATGACGGCGGGAAAATCAACCTCAACTTCCGTGTGAATGCCTAATTTCTTTGCCTGACGAGCACGCCCTGCTGCATGAGCTGCTGCCAAAAATGCTTTGGAAGGAGTGCAGCCATAATTGATGCAACTGCCGCCTAAAGCATCTCGTTCAAACAAGACCACTTTGCGACCCGATGAACCAAAATCAGCTGCTAGTGGAATGCCTCCTTGACCGCTCCCAATCAGAATGACGTCTACTGTTTCCATCAGTGCTAGACTCCTTGAGGATAGTTTGCTTTCATAACATTCTCACACTCCAAGTTAAAGATTTTTCACACATTATTGTATGTTTGATTTTTTTGGGATAATTAGAAGTCTTTTTAGAGCAATGATTGTCTATGAGGTTGAATAGACCCGTCCTAAAATTAAATTCCCGTAAATATAGGATATAAAATTTTGTTTTTCTAAATCCTAATATTTGCCATATATAGCTTTGGCGCATTGTATAGCATAATAAATCGTGTTAACGCTCAAAATTTAAAAATCCTATTTTTTGTTTTTAAACTATCATCAACTATCCCAAACCCTTATTGCTACGTTGAGCGAAGACATATAAGCACCCTTTAAAACCCTTGTACAGACTGGGTTATAAATTTACGGACAAGTCTAATGTACCTTTGAAGCGGCGATCGCTCAGAGTTAGTTTGCAAATGCTGAAAGTACTCGCTGTGAAACGCGACCTGCGACTTTAATTAAATCGGCTGCTATTTTGCCGATCATAATTGTGGGTGCATTAGTATTTCCCGTGGTCAGTGAGTATTCACCGTTGGTTTTAAAGGAATCTTAGAGCAATGTCTACGACGGGCTACGCCTACGACTCGCTACTTGATGACAAA carries:
- a CDS encoding transposase, encoding MVSILAHAQNLVYTLLSLMPSTYQQENLEAMLGLFLQSEGYPLPEHSKSKSASALSRFLNIYNWSTISVIRTTRNRVIKEILSQRTLGRKPFLQVIIDLTTLEKFGKFKGFENLIRVYNGKRGLHLVVVYLVVGRWRVPWSFRVWKGKGTPSPAQLGLKMVKCLPKKLTKHFQVMVLVDTAFGSVEFIHGVRKRKYHIIAGIACTRKLIDGRCVAQLHKRGQQLRLRGLKFPVYVSWYYFKRDDGKYVKRFVISTKALKASTISWWGKRRWRIEGWFKTAKHRFGLHRFGQGTLLGVYRCLVLSLISYILAHWAYLSTAIASTNLPDWGQAAEIAFQTIFPQLVVLLLLQDIERLRELALSQGIDIQISRCKI
- a CDS encoding helix-turn-helix domain-containing protein translates to MDKHQEILITAIRESCLTAREISVRAGVHESTISKFLDGKNDLKAGNYFKILHALPENCRIPALARIGVVELTPIQLIESATPKEKAEILQAIAAWVLQPGAISGKNTDTTDLQVAV
- a CDS encoding LLM class flavin-dependent oxidoreductase, with the translated sequence MSRLKQLKLGAFMRPVSIHTGAWRYPGALPDANFNFPALKRFIQKLEQGKFDAFFMADHLAVLDMPINALKRSHTVTSFEPFTLLSALASVTEHIGLVATASTTYDQPYHIARRFASLDHISGGRAGWNIVTTANPDAALNFGLEEEVEHDERYRRAREFYDVVTGLWDSFADDAFIRDVEAGIYFDPAKLHVLNHKGKYLSVRGPLNIARPVQGWPVIVQAGASEAGRQLAAETAEAVFAPASNLEAGKALFADIKGRAQAQGRDPDSIKILPGALVIVGETVAEAHAKRLHLDSLVHYDSGIASLNSALGYDLSGSDPDGPLPEIPPNNAGHSSRERVIALAQRENLTIRQLAQRIGSYGGLAFVGTSQSIADEMEQWLIEEGSDGFNIMFPFLPEGLNDFVDKVVPELQRRGIFRQEYEGKTLRENLGLTRPVNRFFQTTTASVS
- a CDS encoding dihydrolipoyl dehydrogenase family protein; translated protein: METVDVILIGSGQGGIPLAADFGSSGRKVVLFERDALGGSCINYGCTPSKAFLAAAHAAGRARQAKKLGIHTEVEVDFPAVMERVRGIRNSFNQGIHKRLDDAGVKIVCAEASFVGERTVKGGDVTVQAPIVIVNTGTSSLIPDIPGLAGTPYLTNRNFFDLKVLPPRLLVIGAGYIGLELGQGLARLGSQTHLIVRGDRVLDREETDVSKVLAEALKQDGIELHFGVNVNQVAHKNDVFRLTLSSGEQLQAEALLVVIGRKPNTDALNAAKSGIELDDQGFIKINDQFHTTCSGVYAIGDAAKQPAFTHVSWEDYRRLKAILCGENRTRSDRVLGYAIYTEPQVGRVGMTLEQAQKHGINARAVTLPMSQIARAIEWGHDLGFYRMVIDSDTDKILGATLVGYETAEVVHVFLDLMEAGATWQLLERSVHIHPTYGEALPSLARLLLGDNMPGCPNR